From the Nitrospirota bacterium genome, one window contains:
- a CDS encoding Hsp20/alpha crystallin family protein, giving the protein MEYLLKEVFYLKTETRKDYPPVDIYENKNAVVFVIDLPGIETEDVLIKVYHNLLIIEGMKREPISERSGIYICMEREFDSFRRILPIPVPVNPADGRATYSDGVLTVTLPKPKDRVYKIKIEIEKE; this is encoded by the coding sequence ATGGAATATCTCCTCAAAGAGGTTTTCTATTTAAAGACTGAGACCAGGAAGGACTATCCTCCTGTAGATATCTATGAAAACAAAAATGCTGTTGTCTTTGTCATAGACCTGCCTGGTATAGAAACAGAAGATGTACTGATAAAGGTTTATCATAATTTACTTATAATTGAAGGAATGAAAAGAGAACCCATTAGTGAAAGGTCTGGTATATACATCTGCATGGAGAGAGAGTTTGATAGTTTCAGGAGGATTCTCCCCATACCGGTACCGGTCAATCCGGCTGATGGCAGGGCTACATACTCTGACGGTGTACTTACAGTGACTCTGCCTAAACCGAAAGACAGGGTTTATAAAATAAAAATAGAAATAGAAAAGGAGTAA